In a genomic window of Molothrus ater isolate BHLD 08-10-18 breed brown headed cowbird chromosome 17, BPBGC_Mater_1.1, whole genome shotgun sequence:
- the MMP9 gene encoding matrix metalloproteinase-9 codes for MALLLAPLVAGLLAVSCYAAPLQGKPQAVVTFPGDLISTLPDLQLAERYLQRFGYTTEAEAKIGGRHVSLGKALLKMQKQLGLEETGELDAATLEAMRAPRCGVPDIGTFLTFEGDLKWDHMDLTYRVMNYSPDLDRAVIDDAFKRAFQVWSDVTPLTFTQIYSGEADIMIMFGSQEHGDGYPFDGKDGLLAHAFPPGQGIQGDAHFDDDEFWTLGTGLVVKTRHGNANGAECHFPFIFEGRSYSRCTTEGRKDGLPWCATTPNYDRDKKYGFCPSELLYTNGGNSDGAPCVFPFIFEGTSYDACTTDGRSDGYRWCATTSSFDQDKKYGFCPNRDTAVIGGNSQGDPCVFPFTFLGQSYSACTSQGRQDGKLWCATTSNYDTDKKWGFCPDRGYSIFLVAAHEFGHSLGLDHSSVREALMYPMYSYIQDFQLHPDDVQGIQYLYGRGSGPKPTPPAPAPTEEPQPLPTEEPQPMPTEEIQPMPTEAGSTSTTEEEEETTPEPTVGPIPVDPSRDACMERNFDAITEINGELYFFKDGKYWTYSSFWKSGIQGAFSVADTWPGLPDTIDAVFQDLLTKRVFFFAGRQFWVFSGKRALGPRGIEKLGIGKEAGRLSGALQRGRGKVLLFSGESYWRLDVKVQRVDKGYPRATDDVFTGVPLDARNVFLYQGKYHFCRGSFYWRMTPRYQVDRVGYVKYDILQCPQN; via the exons ATGGCACTGCTCCTGGCCCCGCTTGTCGCCGGGCTGCTGGCCGTCTCCTGCTATGCAGCCCCTCTACAGGGCAAGCCGCAGGCGGTTGTCACCTTCCCGGGGGACCTGATCAGCACCCTGCCGGATCTACAGCTGGCAGAG CGCTACCTGCAGAGGTTCGGCTACACCACGGAGGCAGAGGCTAAGATTGGTGGCAGGCACGTGTCCCTGGGCAAGGCACTGCTCAAGATGCAGAAGCAGCTGGGCCTGGAGGAGACGGGAGAGCTGGATGCTGCCACACTGGAGGCCATGCGAGCCCCCCGCTGCGGCGTCCCTGACATAGGAACCTTCCTTACCTTTGAGGGGGACCTCAAGTGGGACCACATGGACCTGACTTACCG ggtgatGAACTACTCCCCTGACCTGGACCGTGCCGTGATCGACGATGCCTTCAAACGGGCGTTCCAAGTGTGGAGCGATGTGACCCCTCTCACCTTCACCCAGATATACAGTGGCGAGGCAGACATCATGATCATGTTTGGCAGCCAAG AGCATGGGGATGGGTACCCCTTCGACGGCAAGGATGGGCTCCTGGCCCACGCCTTTCCCCCAGGCCAGGGCATCCAGGGCGATGCCCACTTTGACGACGATGAGTTCTGGACACTGGGAACTGGCTTAG TGGTGAAGACCCGCCACGGGAATGCCAATGGAGCCGAATGCCACTTCCCCTTCATCTTCGAGGGCCGCTCCTACTCCCGGTGCACCACGGAGGGGCGCAAGGATGGGCTGCCCTGGTGTGCCACCACCCCCAACTATGACCGGGATAAGAAATACGGCTTCTGCCCCAGCGAGC TCCTCTACACCAATGGTGGCAACAGCGATGGAGCCCCCTGCGTCTTCCCCTTCATCTTCGAGGGCACCTCCTACGATGCCTGTACCACAGACGGGCGCTCCGACGGCTACCGCTGGTGCGCCACCACCTCCAGCTTCGACCAGGACAAGAAATACGGCTTCTGCCCCAACCGag ACACGGCTGTGATCGGCGGCAACTCCCAGGGGGACCCATGTGTCTTCCCCTTCACCTTCCTGGGACAGTCCTACAGTGCCTGCACCAGCCAGGGCCGGCAGGATGGCAAGCTCTGGTGTGCCACCACCAGCAACTATGACACCGACAAGAAGTGGGGCTTCTGCCCTGACAGAG GTTACAGTATCTTCCTGGTGGCTGCCCATGAGTTTGGACACTCACTGGGTCTGGACCACTCCAGTGTGCGTGAGGCCCTGATGTACCCCATGTACAGTTACATCCAGGACTTCCAGCTGCACCCTGATGATGTCCAGGGCATCCAGTACCTCTATG GTCGTGGCTCTGGCCCTAAGCCCACTCCACCTGCACCTGCTCCCACtgaggagccccagcccctgcccacgGAGGAGCCCCAGCCCATGCCCACAGAGGAGATCCAGCCCATGCCCACAGAGGCTGGCAGCACCTCCACcactgaggaagaggaggagacaACACCAGAGCCCACAGTTGGACCCATTCCTGTGGACCCCAGCCGGGATGCCTGCATGGAGAGGAACTTTGATGCTATCACAGAGATCAATGGGGAGCTGTACTTCTTCAAGGATGG GAAATACTGGACCTACTCGTCCTTCTGGAAATCGGGTATCCAGGGTGCCTTCTCTGTTGCTGATACCTGGCCTGGCCTCCCAGATACCATCGATGCTGTTTTCCAGGATTTGCTCACCAAGAGGGTCTTCTTCTTTGCTG GTCGGCAGTTCTGGGTGTTTTCTGGGAAGAGGGCGCTGGGCCCCCGGGGGATCGAGAAGTTGGGTATAGGGAAGGAAGCCGGCCGCCTCTCGGGGGCCCTGCAGCGGGGCCGCGGCAAAGTGCTGCTCTTCAGCGGGGAGAGCTACTGGAG gCTGGATGTGAAGGTTCAGAGGGTGGACAAGGGCTACCCCCGTGCCACCGACGATGTCTTCACCGGCGTCCCCCTGGATGCACGCAATGTGTTCCTCTACCAAG GCAAGTACCACTTCTGCCGGGGCAGCTTCTACTGGAGGATGACACCGCGCTACCAGGTGGACAGGGTGGGCTACGTCAAGTATGACatcctgcagtgtccccagaaCTGA